The region CTGAGGATAGGAATTATTATATGAGCATAGGGTATAGACTCCTGATAGGAATTATTAGGGAAACTTGTATTGCAGCAAGTCAGTTCTGCTGCTGTTCTTAAGCTGCCCTTGGAGCCTTTGGATTGATACAAAAGCCCTGACCACAGCTGTCCTGATCCTAGGTCCGGCTTCTGAGATGCATGCTTTTTTGGCTCAGTCCATGCATTTTAAAGGCTGTAAGCTCCAGACcaactttaaattaaaattaaaattaaaatatattttcttctaagacATGGGAAAGACATCTCCCCTTTGCTCTTTCCCCTTTGATAATCACAGAACCTCAGAATCTCTGGGAGGTATTTCAAGGCAGAGCTTAATTAGGTCATGCTAGCTAGAAAACTGGAAGCAGAATTCCTGAGAATTTTGCATTGGGAAAATGCAATTTAGGTGTTCCTCTAATGTCAACAGTAAAATGAAACTGTCATGTCCTTATCTCTTGTTAAGGAGACAGACCATTTAGATGCTCCTGACTTCTGTGCAGCTCAagtttttactcttatttttaagCTTCAGCTGTATAGCTACCTAAGTTAGAAGCAGGAAACATTATGAAAATGACATAACACTTGGGTGGTTGGCCTCTGTTTTTTCTACAGCCTTTGAAGACCCTGATAGTGCCGTCGATGACCGAGACAGTGACTACCGCAGTGAGACCAGCAATAGCGCCCCACCTCCTTACCACACAACTACCCAGCCCAATGCTTCTGTGCACCAGTTCCCTGTTCCTGTGCGGCTGCCACAGCAGCTCTTTCTTCAAGGCAGTTCCCATGACTCTTGCAATGACTCTATGCAGAGTTACGACCTTGATTATCCAGAGCGTCGGGCCCTCAGGTTGGTATTGATCCAGGTCCCATGATGGCAACTGACAGGCAGGATCCTGGTGGTAAGACAGGCCTTAGTGTCTTTCTCACACGCTTATGTTTAGACGTTTCCAGTGGCAATACTTGTCTTTGTGAGCCTGTTGGTGAAGACATGCCCACCTGGGTGAGCAGTTGGACGAAACCTGCTCCTTCCTTCCACCTCATCTCTTCTCTGCATCAATAATTTTTACAAACAATTTACTAAAATTAGAAGTTCATAAGAAAACCAATATAATCTTATTACAGCAGATTTGGTATTTTTGCTGGaactttaattcattttattaattttttcaataCACAATATTTATCTGTTTAAGGTACTATACAGCATTCAGTGAAGAACCTCCCACTGTATGCATGGTCTCCCTGTATCTCATACCTTCCTGCCTGCTGGTTCCCTTTATACTGCTCTTTTTATGTGCCCTTCCATAGACTACTCTCATACATTGTAAGTACAAAGGAAAATCTTAGGTTTGTGCTCTTCCCTATTCCCCAGCATTTTAAAGAACTATTTCAACTTAAAATTTTGGGGAAATAATACAATGAATACTCATATTCTTGTTGCTTAGACTTAGTTGCATCAACACATAGCCACATTTATTTGATTTCATTATCTCTAGTATATTAATCTCCATGGGCTCTTTTTCCTGACATTTTACAGTGAGTTGCAGACATTATGTTACATCACTAGAAGGTACGTGAGCACATAACTTCTAAGAAGGGGACTTTACCTTATATAACCTTAGTGCTATGATAACACTAAGAAATTTTATAGTATAATACAATGACATAATCTAATACACAATTAAGCTCTCCACTTCTCCCAGTGTTTTTTGtgcacagtttttctttttcttttaaaaaacttattgtattttattttgaatcagggtctcatgATACAACCCAAACTAGCCAATATCATGTTTTAGTTTACTGTCAGTGTTAAAAGTATTTTCCATGAGATTTTCTCATATAACAACCATAACATAACAATTCTGAatctaaaatgaaatgaaattaaaatatattaagaatcaTATGGAAGTTGACAACCACTCCTTAATGGTTTATTGAATGAGTGCTTACATTTATGGTTTGGTTCCggcagtgctgggaattggagTTTGTGCCTGTGACCTCAGGTGCTCTGCTGCTGAGTTACCTCCCACACTTTgcacttttattgttttgtgaccCAGTGCATTTAATTAAAGATGCTCACATGAACATGGGGTGAGAGGTTAGTTAGAGGGATTTGGTAACTTACCAGCATtgcttttttatgttattttatttctttatttactttaggCTGCAGGTACTTGATATATTGCCTAGGCAAGCCTGGAACTCCTGGTTCAcctgattctcttgcttcagcATTTTGAGTAGCTGTGATTAACATGTTCTATTCATTGATACTAGTTTATAATGGCCTACTTTAAGAAAATAgtatcaaaatgtattttatgtttggTCTTCCTTTACGTTTGGTCTGTGTGTGCAAGCATTAGATGCACAGGCCAGCACCATACTAATTGCACACTTTTCCAAACAAATTAACTTCCCTAATCATTACATCATCTTGCTCATTTCCCTGGTTGTTGCAGTAATAAATATCATTTCGAAGAGCATAATTTTTTCTATAACTTAAAAATTTACTTGTTATCAATATATGTAATGAGGTCTAAAAGTAACTATCATTTCAAACATAGGAAAAattaaaaggatttttaaaagtaaaccaTTTAtattaggtaattttttttttcttttttgagacagagtctcactatgtagccttgactgaccTGGCTTAGGACTTGTTATGTAGATTAGactagcctcaagctcacaaaGCACTGGGATTGTTTAagcatcccccccacccccccatgccCAGCTAGTGTAGACATCTTTAAAAATCTGAAATGACTTTTCCTTTAGTAAGTTTGGAAGactggctgggaagatggctcagtggatgagagCACTTGGCACGCAGTGTAACAGCCTGAGGTACTATCCTCAGAGCTAAGGAAGGATTGGATTCAGTAGCACAATGATCGTAGCCCCAGTGAGTATCCCCACCAGGagctgggaggcaaagacaggaggtcAGAAATTCTCAGGCCAGCAAGTCTCACACAGACAGCAGTGAAGAATAAGGGACCCCATTTCAAgctctgacctgcacatgtgtTCTGTGGTACCCATGGACCCCTATTCACAACacgaacacatatgatatgcataCATCATACACAAACTGCACTTAGAAGAGATGCTGTTACTAGCATTAAGTATAAAGTGTAAACAGTTCATAGATGTAGTCTCAAGACATTAGGTTACACAGTTGTTTTagtaaaagaaatttgaaatccTCCAAGGAGCAAATgtgttttacagaaaaaaatagaagcataaaaataatttcatttactaTAGCTATGGCTGTCTGTAGGTTTATTTTGTAACAATAAAGATTCTTTCCATGTTAGAGTTATGCTTGGGTTGTTTTGAGAGTGATGAAGGGAGTAATGAAACTTCATTGGAGAGTAATAAAACTGTGTCTAAACCATGTGTTGTTTAAGCCGGATGTTGTGctatatgcctttagtcccagcacccaggagtcaGAAACCAGTGGAGCTctgtgggttcaaagccagcctgttctacacatcAAGTGCCAGGACAGCAAGTGCTACATAGTCAGTCTCAGACTTTAAAAACACACGAaaaagtgcgtgtgtgtgtgtgtgtgtgtgtgtgtgtgtgtgtgtgttgatttctTTACTTGGCCATTTTAGAGAATGCAGAATAACagggattttatttaatttgatgtttgaCATTCGAGTCTTTCTGTGTTCACTATCATTTAGCTGAGTCTAAATTTAGTGTTGAAAGGATTCTCAACCAGGAAAGACTTTCAGTGGCTACACAACCACTGTGTCCTGCATTCCTAttactttttttcctctttgtttgcttgcttagtGATTTGAGAAAAGTCtcactgcatagccctggctgtcctggaactcactatgtagaccaagctggcctcagactcatagagatccatctgcctcagcctcctttctactggcattaaaggtaccaccaagcctgactgtGTTCCTATTTCCTAAGTAAGTATCTGATACCTAAGAGAACATACTAAGCTGAAAACCTCCTAGTCTGTGGACCCCTTCTGTGTAGAAATAGAAAAAGTAGGCAGTTCCTGATGAATGAAGGGTCAACTGGCTTCTGTACTCACTGATTTAAACTGGACCTGGAGTTTGCAATAATCACCATGGGGAGGCATTGTCCTTTATGACCTCAGTTCTTTTGGATTCACAAGCAAAAAATTACAGTGCTTTAAATAATTTGCTCGTTTGGTAGTGTTATACTTCTGATAgccaaaaattatttttggaatgcatgttttctttttttaaagatacacatTTGGCTATAATCTTGTATATACAGCCTCAAATATAACATTCAGCAAGTTaacatttagatttctttttagacTCAAACACATCAACAAATATAGGATTCTTGAAATCTTTTAATACTTCTTTTGGGTGTACTTATCTGTTCTAAACTTGGGCATTCTGAATTCAGTATGGATATTAATAAAACATGTATAAactttgtttctcagaaaataaaagaaactgaaaaaaaatttacaatgATAAATGGTAACAAGTGAAACTTAAATTGATATTAAAGCTGTTGTTTTCCTGATGTAGAAATGCTCTGTACTGACACAAGATTGGTTGACACATGTGGAtttccttttcatgttttttcagtttgatttttaaaaaatcatattggAAATTTTAGTATTGTAAACCCATTGAACAGGTATTGAGTCTTATaactcattttttccttttctctgtttctccttttttttttcttcattttctttattcctctaATTTTAACACCTTACATCAGACAAGACTGGCAGGCTAGGAATGACAAAATTAGGATTATTTCAGCTTTTTCTAATGCTAATTATGAAGAGCAAGAAAGTAAATATGAGATGAATGAGAGAACATCACAAGACTTTCTAgaaaatagtaatatatatttgAAGGAAGTAGGGGTCAAGGAAATGACAACCTTTTCAAAAACTGATGAGAACCACAGCCAACAAAACCAGCCAGAGTACAGTTTCAGAAAGATATCGCTCAAGAGCAAGCATGGCCATAAGTGTGAAGCACCTACACTTTCCAGATATCCTCAAAAATATAACACAATagacaggaggagaaaaaaatccttGCATAGCCATTCTGAAGATAATGAAAGATGGCATTATAATACTAAGAGTAATTCTAAATGTGCATTTCCTGATACTGAGAATTCTGCTCCTTACCACattgaaaagaagaaactaaacTATCCGATTTTGTGCCCTTACAAAAATGGATTTGTGAAGAGCAGCGCCTGGAGCCCAAACTTAGAAAGCTCTGATTATGGTCTGCCCTATTGTTTAAGGAACTATGGAAATGTATGTGGCTCTAACCACTCTGTCACTAATCTTACTCCACTGGATATTTCTGATGACTCGACCAGCAGTACTTCTGAAGAAATTTTAGGTTCCCCCATTTCTGATGAGCAGGAAAGTACGTCACCAACATGGACCTCATCCAATGTCAATCATATAGGAGACTTTTCTGAGGAATATTATGTAGCAAATTCAGCATTGCCATTACAAAggatgaactgtaatgtaaacacAGTTGGAGATTTGTCCAGATGCTCCATGGAAGATATGACCccttcctttgttgagggacccaaagagaaATATGTTGACACAATGGATGAGCTTCAGTGTTTGGTGGAAACAGTGTCAGAATATttagcagagaaggaagaagagattaaTAGATTTGGTTCTCTTTCAAAAACTAAAGAACCACGTGAACACAATACTGCTGTTGCTAATGCAGAACAGAAAACATCTGAGAATCAAACATCGCCTTTAACTGTTACTCAGAATGCCAACGCCAAGGCTATCTCTTTCCCTGAGGTGAATGGGGTAAAGTGCGCTGTTGGTTCTTTATTCAGTTCACTAACAGAAAAGGTAGGTTCAGGCACAAAGCATCTTACAACCTCTGTGGAAAAACTCGTTCATTTAGTtccagagaaaaaagaaactcagaaCCAAACAGAGACAATTAGTTTGGGACCTAACCCCAGTGCAAACTCCATATTGGAGAAGGATCTTTCTGCACAGCCTTTATTATCCTGTCAAACAACTGATGATAAGGATGCTGTCAGACATGGCAGAACCTCTGAGAATGAGCACCTAGGTGATAAGACTAAAGGGGAGAGCTTTCAGGACAGCACAGAAACTATTAGAAAGGACTCTGCTCCACAAACTCAGAGTTCAATTGTGAAGTCTGTTTTCAGCATGCTGAATCCATTAAAGATATTTTCTGAGAAAGAGGAAACCAAAAGTGAAGAGCATAGCAAGGTATCGAGAAGGGAAAGCACTGTAGGGTGTGGTTCTGAGTCAAATCAAAGTGAGGACCTCCTGGACAACCAGAGTAGTCTTGCTGCTCCAAATAGAAGTAAAAGAGAAACTGCAGATCTCCAAATGCAAGAAAGGGAAGATTTGCCGTCCTTACAAGTGACTGAGGAGCCTTCAAACTTAGCTAGTAGTACCAGAAAGAAAGGTGGTATGGAGAGTCAGTTGGAAGGAAAACCTTGTGTAGAGCTTTCTCTATCAAAAGACCAACCACAACAAAGTGCCAACGATACTATGGGGCATTGTGGTGTAGCTGGCAGTACCCTTGCAAATCAAGAATCATCAAAAGCATTAGAGGAAGACAAAGTTACCAGTGATGAGGATTTCCTTGAGCCACTAAGAAAATCATTCAGTCAGTTCCTGTTTACTTCTCCTGAGAGCTGTAGAAAGGAGATGTCAGAATCTGTAACAATTCTTAAGCTGGAGGAAGATGGACAGGAAAGAGATGCCAAGAAAGATggacattcattttcatttagcaGAAAACTGCATATTCCGTTTTTCAatattcttagccattctgaaaagCATCAGGatgtaaaagagaaaggaagcatTTTCCCTCTGTTTAAATTTCCTCTCACAGACAGTCAGAGCACTGTTAATAATCAGAGTTTTCACAGTTCAGTAGCAACCACTGATAAAGAGGTCCAACAAAATTGCCACATGGATGCCAGACTTAGTTCAGTAAAATCTAGTTCATTTCCAAATATTCATAATCATCTAGAGAAACTGGGTAGTACtgaggaattcagtaagaatgacCATATAAATTGTCCTGAAGATGTTAAACTTAATTCATTAAAATCTAGTTCAATTTCAAATATTCATAATGATCCAGAGAAACTTAACAGCATAGAGGAATTTAATAAGAGTGACCAGACACATTGTTCTGAAGATGAAAAACATAACACAATGAGGTCTGACTCAACCTCAAGTGTTAATAGTGATTTCGGGAAATGTGGGAGTCTGGCGGAATTGAACCCAAGCAGCCATGCAGCAGTAGAGCACTATGAAAAAGCTGATCCTGATGATGTGCTTAAAGAACAACACATTGCTGTAGCGCTCTCAGAAGAACGTGTAAATCTTACACAAGTGGCATTTCCCTTGATGTCAGACTCTTCATTGGGGCTTATTTCTGCCATTTCAAAATCCACATTGGTTAATGACATTAATGAAGACAAAGTTGAAAATGAAACTTCTGACAAAGGAACCCAAAGAGGCTTCCTTTCTGGCATTTTAAGCAAGTTTGCTTCTCTAGAAAACATGCCTAGTCAACAGGAATTCAACTTGAAAAGTGACAGTTCCCACCATAAGAATAATACCTCAAGCTCATTACTCTCTGGAATATTTAACTTGATATCAAGTAGCAGTGTGAATGATTATAATCCAGTTGAAGCAAAGTTGATATCTTTAGAGGATACAAAAAAATTGGATGGACGTAAGCATTTATCTACAGATGAAGTCCCTGCTGACTGGTGTGTGACTTCTGAGAACCTGAGGAGCCAGGTTGAAAACAATGTAGCTTCTAGCTTTATAAAAAACTCTTTGTCATTATCAAAAGAAACCATGCCATCATCTGATGGTTGGGATAATAATCATATTTGCCCTCCTACATGGAAAAACCAGGAGAGTGAAAGACATTGCCCTTCTGAGAACATACTCTGTTGTACTGAACAGGATCCCTTAGAGAAATCTTTGATTAAGAGGCCAACACCAAACCATATTCTTGAGATAAAACTACATGAAAGGTCAAACAAGTTAAGTTCACCAATACTAAATACTAACATTTTAAGTAAGTCAAACCATTATCAGGCCTTTGATGAGGACTGTTTAGAACGGGGTACTGATATAAAAGATTTCTCCAGAAACTCCAGAAGACTTCAGCCAGTTTATCATTTGTTGAATCAAAATACATTTCCATCAGCAGATGCTTTCTTGTGGCCTGACTCAGAAAATCCAGTAATAAATTTGTGCCAAAAAGatcaaaatgcaaatatatttgaGTGGGGCATAAATCCAAACAGTGTCATTTCATGTGACTTACCATATGACTCACTCGACCAGTTAGCATTTAATGAAGGTTACTTAATAAGAGGTGATATGTGGGCAGCCGACTCATGTGGAAATTCTGGTTATCTTCCAGTTAATGAGACCAAGAATTCTCTAGAAGAATTGCCCATTGATTTAAGTTACTCTTCAGATTATGAGAAAATTATGTGCTCTCTTCTACAACAAGGATCATTAGGAATGGATGAAAACTTGATCTTTTCAAGTTTCGGTTATGAGTATCAGCAGTGGTTATCATATCTTGAAAATGGAGTTTGGTGGCCCTCGGAGGATGGGAATTATGGATATTATATGTTTCATGATGGTCAGTATATATACTCTTTCCTCACTGATTCTACTGGGcagtatgtatatttatttatacctgATTATTATCATGAATATTTGAACTATAATTTACAAACAGATGCTCTCCCAAGCATTGTGTTAGATGACAACACTATTTCTGCCCATAGTCTTCAAGTTCTTGACAAGGAAGATAATTTACTATGGTATGTTGAAGAAGAACCAATTGAAGACCCTCTTGACTTATCTGTAACTTTGCCAAGAAATGAGAGGTCATTGTATGTAAATCTAGAAACCGTTTCTCAAGTATTTGAGTCAAGTTTTGACCAAAGGGATAAGCCATTAGATTTTTCAGGCTATAATTCTCAAAAGTTTAAAAGAGATTTTAGATCTTTCATAGGGAGACCCTATTGTTCAGAAGATCTTGAGTGTATATTGGATCTTAGAAACAAGCCTGGAACTATGAGCAATCATTCCTTAAATGGAGGCACAATTATACAGAGAGAGATGAACTGGACTTTGCCTAAAAAGTCATCAGCTCACCTTTCCAGGTTCCATTTCCATCAGTCATCTTCTGAAGAACCTTCCTCTTTAATTCATCCCGAGAGTATGACTGAAAgtttacaaaaagaagaaactcCACTAGTGAACAAACTGACACCTGTGTTTTCTATTTTGGGCACCCTGATTAGAAGTAGTTTGAATTTTGACAAGAGTGAATCTGTAGATGGTTTGGTCATACAGAAAACAGATCAGCAATCAGAGTTATCTGAACCCATACATGATAGTCTTCAGTCATTAATCTTGAGTAAGCAATTATCATGCCACTCCATAAAGGAGGATGAAAGTCATCCTGAGGATTTGGAGAGGCAGATGGTATACAGTGTTCAGCAACCAGAGTTTACTGACAGTATAAAGCAAGAATTCTCTTTACATAAAAATGATCACATGGATAAAGGAAGTTTATTAAAAGCTGGTTTTCAAGTAAGCCAAACAACTCTTAAAGCTAAGACAGATGTAGAAGATGTTAAAATTATTACAGCAAAGTCCATTGTAGATCCTCTTGCACCACAGCTTAGTAAAGATGAACATAAGAATTGTGAACTTCTGCAAGACCAGTCTTCCAAAGAATCTGAGAAAACTTTGCTTACAAGTGCGCTGAGACTCTTTGGTTGGGAAGAAGGACCATCAGTAAGTACCGTAACAAGTGAGAAACCAGCATCTGGAATTCTGAACCTCTTTAAAACCCGGGTGAATAAGGAAGAATCACCAGACTTGGAAAAGATTGGTGATAAAGGTGGAGCGATTTCATCTCAGGAAAAGAAGGAATCTTCTGGTGTTGCAAATTTTTTTGGAACCCTTGGCGATTTCTTTAAAACCAATGTGTCTCCCACGCAGACAACTGAAAATAAGTCTGTTTCTTTAGTGACTGATGAGGATGAAGGAAGGTCAAGTCCTAACCCTTTACATCTAGTGCATCAGGATACAGGAAATTTTCCTCCATTACCAGTCCCCTCAAAAAAGAAGGTTAGAATTAGAAGTCTGACCAAACAGACCACTATTGATGACAGTGGGCTGAGAGAGCCATTAACCAGGGAGATGCAGAgtaatggtttgaatgaaaaagaGGAACCTGTCAGAGACCACCAGGCAAAGCAATCAACAAGTCCACCTGTCTCAACAGGTCGTTCCAAAGAGTCTCCCAGAGACTCTTCAAAAGGAACTGGTGCCGTATCTACAGGAACAGAAGTTCCAAGAAATAATAAGTCTTTTGATGCTCTGAGTAGAAGAAATACAAGTGAACAAGATAATTTTCCTAACCAAGAATGGAAATTTCCAACTGCTACACCTGCAGCCCAGCAAGAATTGCCATCCAGgaggaatatattttctttcttaactgGATCTGAAAAATCTGAGAACAAAGCCTCTGCAGCTCTCCCAAGGGCCAGATCTCAAGCAGAAGGGCTGttcactcttccttcctttctctccacagcTAGCTTAAGCACCAAGAAGGATGCCTCTCGCAGCAGCTCTGCTTTCAGTTTGTTTAACTTGTCTTTTttggaggagaagcagcagccctCTGAGGAGAAGCAAAgcctctcagctattgctccagtaACTGCCCAGCCTTGTAGGAGGCCAGTAGTTTCTGTAGACACAGGAGATGTTATGACAAAGGAAGATTCTACTGCTCATAAAGAAAGCATAGTCCACCCAGTAGTTTATGAAGAACAGATGGCTCCTGGTGTATCCACTAACAGCACCACTGAGCTTACTACCTCCCTTGTTGACAAGTTCCATATAGAGAAAACCCAGGAAAAAATGAGTTCCAGtaaaggaggagcagaaggagcaaCTGCTTTTGATTTTCAGGTGAATCAGTTGCCAGCCAGTGTTGTTCCTCTTTTACCAGAACTTCAGGAACAAGCCCTGGGGGTAGCTCCTCAGGAAGAGGAGGCTTTCCACCAGGACACCTCCTCCAGGGACTTGGCAGCTGAGGCTTTTCCTCATGacaatggtttgaatgagaagctCAATGATCTAGATGTTTGTACTGAACACCAAAAGGAAAGATTTACCAGCGGCTTATTGAACTTGCCTTtggaacatggctgctctgacagTCTTTCAACACAGATCCTGGATTTACCGTCTGCTTCTCCAGACCCAGGGCATACAGGGCTTCTACAGAACCAAGATGCAGATCAATTAGAAGACAGATCAG is a window of Mus caroli chromosome 4, CAROLI_EIJ_v1.1, whole genome shotgun sequence DNA encoding:
- the LOC115030863 gene encoding uncharacterized protein LOC115030863; this translates as MNERTSQDFLENSNIYLKEVGVKEMTTFSKTDENHSQQNQPEYSFRKISLKSKHGHKCEAPTLSRYPQKYNTIDRRRKKSLHSHSEDNERWHYNTKSNSKCAFPDTENSAPYHIEKKKLNYPILCPYKNGFVKSSAWSPNLESSDYGLPYCLRNYGNVCGSNHSVTNLTPLDISDDSTSSTSEEILGSPISDEQESTSPTWTSSNVNHIGDFSEEYYVANSALPLQRMNCNVNTVGDLSRCSMEDMTPSFVEGPKEKYVDTMDELQCLVETVSEYLAEKEEEINRFGSLSKTKEPREHNTAVANAEQKTSENQTSPLTVTQNANAKAISFPEVNGVKCAVGSLFSSLTEKVGSGTKHLTTSVEKLVHLVPEKKETQNQTETISLGPNPSANSILEKDLSAQPLLSCQTTDDKDAVRHGRTSENEHLGDKTKGESFQDSTETIRKDSAPQTQSSIVKSVFSMLNPLKIFSEKEETKSEEHSKVSRRESTVGCGSESNQSEDLLDNQSSLAAPNRSKRETADLQMQEREDLPSLQVTEEPSNLASSTRKKGGMESQLEGKPCVELSLSKDQPQQSANDTMGHCGVAGSTLANQESSKALEEDKVTSDEDFLEPLRKSFSQFLFTSPESCRKEMSESVTILKLEEDGQERDAKKDGHSFSFSRKLHIPFFNILSHSEKHQDVKEKGSIFPLFKFPLTDSQSTVNNQSFHSSVATTDKEVQQNCHMDARLSSVKSSSFPNIHNHLEKLGSTEEFSKNDHINCPEDVKLNSLKSSSISNIHNDPEKLNSIEEFNKSDQTHCSEDEKHNTMRSDSTSSVNSDFGKCGSLAELNPSSHAAVEHYEKADPDDVLKEQHIAVALSEERVNLTQVAFPLMSDSSLGLISAISKSTLVNDINEDKVENETSDKGTQRGFLSGILSKFASLENMPSQQEFNLKSDSSHHKNNTSSSLLSGIFNLISSSSVNDYNPVEAKLISLEDTKKLDGRKHLSTDEVPADWCVTSENLRSQVENNVASSFIKNSLSLSKETMPSSDGWDNNHICPPTWKNQESERHCPSENILCCTEQDPLEKSLIKRPTPNHILEIKLHERSNKLSSPILNTNILSKSNHYQAFDEDCLERGTDIKDFSRNSRRLQPVYHLLNQNTFPSADAFLWPDSENPVINLCQKDQNANIFEWGINPNSVISCDLPYDSLDQLAFNEGYLIRGDMWAADSCGNSGYLPVNETKNSLEELPIDLSYSSDYEKIMCSLLQQGSLGMDENLIFSSFGYEYQQWLSYLENGVWWPSEDGNYGYYMFHDGQYIYSFLTDSTGQYVYLFIPDYYHEYLNYNLQTDALPSIVLDDNTISAHSLQVLDKEDNLLWYVEEEPIEDPLDLSVTLPRNERSLYVNLETVSQVFESSFDQRDKPLDFSGYNSQKFKRDFRSFIGRPYCSEDLECILDLRNKPGTMSNHSLNGGTIIQREMNWTLPKKSSAHLSRFHFHQSSSEEPSSLIHPESMTESLQKEETPLVNKLTPVFSILGTLIRSSLNFDKSESVDGLVIQKTDQQSELSEPIHDSLQSLILSKQLSCHSIKEDESHPEDLERQMVYSVQQPEFTDSIKQEFSLHKNDHMDKGSLLKAGFQVSQTTLKAKTDVEDVKIITAKSIVDPLAPQLSKDEHKNCELLQDQSSKESEKTLLTSALRLFGWEEGPSVSTVTSEKPASGILNLFKTRVNKEESPDLEKIGDKGGAISSQEKKESSGVANFFGTLGDFFKTNVSPTQTTENKSVSLVTDEDEGRSSPNPLHLVHQDTGNFPPLPVPSKKKVRIRSLTKQTTIDDSGLREPLTREMQSNGLNEKEEPVRDHQAKQSTSPPVSTGRSKESPRDSSKGTGAVSTGTEVPRNNKSFDALSRRNTSEQDNFPNQEWKFPTATPAAQQELPSRRNIFSFLTGSEKSENKASAALPRARSQAEGLFTLPSFLSTASLSTKKDASRSSSAFSLFNLSFLEEKQQPSEEKQSLSAIAPVTAQPCRRPVVSVDTGDVMTKEDSTAHKESIVHPVVYEEQMAPGVSTNSTTELTTSLVDKFHIEKTQEKMSSSKGGAEGATAFDFQVNQLPASVVPLLPELQEQALGVAPQEEEAFHQDTSSRDLAAEAFPHDNGLNEKLNDLDVCTEHQKERFTSGLLNLPLEHGCSDSLSTQILDLPSASPDPGHTGLLQNQDADQLEDRSVLGSKVEMISGFVTKVKSFSGSLIEQPKTFSGLFSTPKSPKRNSFFSFSSAASSQPLKSELFGIFRSPKPETNKQEPSVSTSCFQSGSSRDPVGSVLPKSLPGEAACAGLNSESAFSACSITVVDAKSESDPLTDDPKLIPEMEKNIPESISEPPCFEVLATTSSVSEDDMGQGILSLSDEGDMGLLQGTDTEASLEAEHILLPTQLQSDPACIAEELPPSSQPLLELEPEPEPEPEPEPESEPEPEPEPEPEPEPELLTASTNQEFFGLVTTSVETSTSLFDEAGASENTTLETQGYHSCPLQEEPVLCPKESSSIHHAPKDPPVAPQQTEQTRPHFEIPNMASWPKLHFPSTPDHGKTLSSIFNPSSSSGNMAVETGLMSGFKKLSTLFEGASEGKGVILGNDPKLVFGKKLDLSFPWSKENKGDPEQMPAKPSPVLVVSDDQDLIISKANKISESSQVPSGSPKSANICTQPSGTTEQLVAKPSDCAHELSKSGEVERQLEVSASEEHWGEDSNLSGSACPSEKHKEEHCAQPAKQEEMSASTGSVLNVGQLVIPEDVKETVTNKRPVLHSGIINGFQELTIYDEID